The nucleotide sequence GGATTACATCCTATGAGGTCAGGAGGAGAGGCGGCGGTAGCTAGCGGTAGGTGGGCAGCTGCCTCTTCAGTACTTTAATATTCATCATTGAGTAACCATCAATATGTCTCTTAAAAAGTCCCATCTGACCAATTGGAATATCAAACATGCAACAGCTCAGTTAACATGATTGAATCAAATCATTCAATGACAAAACAAAGTACCTAGTACCTCTACCATATTTGGGGAAATTCGGACCCTAGTTAGACACAGCTTAATGAAAGTTATCTTCAACATTGCATGCGGCTACTTTAGTAGGCTCTACAGAAATTGATTAtaataatgtacagtactttgtAAAAAGAGGAAAATCCTGTTGACAAAACAAGAAGGTAGTACAGTATAAAGAccataaaaaaatgttacatttcagtCTATTTACAGCTACTTTTAATATGAAATTCAAAatcttcaaacttttgaaaactaCATACCTGGAGTAAAGTtaaaaagttgatattttttgggaagtgtaaaatatctttttttatttaatctgCATTGCCACATGTTACCCATTGGCAGacgaaatatgaaatttgacaAATTCATTTGACATTAATGATCCAACCTTTGGTGCCTATCATTCTTTGGAAAAGGTTGTACAAAGTCTTCCTTAACTCTGAATATTTGGCAATTTGGagtaaatatgaataattttgaTCTCTCAAATTCAGAGAAACAAATCACACAAACAGATTTATGTAACACATTTAAGGCAAATGGGAGTTTTGAGTCAATCATCAGTTGGTCTTGTGTAAGAAACCGCAAATAGTATGGCGCTAAATTTTGGGTGATGTCATTTTGACCTTCTGATAGAGGGACCATTTCTCATCATCAGTGAATGTCATCATTCTGATCGAGGTTTATCCAAATAAGAGAGGAAGTGTTGGGAACGGTTGCAGATAGGTCACAAGGTTCACACCAAGCTTTGCACTGTGTGAATATTCCATATGCCAGACATTTTACTTGACATACATCTTATGGAGATCGAGTTGCATCTTTCTAATTGTGCATACATAAGAAACAGGATTGGATCTTCCTTTGGTCATAGATGTCTATCTCATTTCTCCCAATAGGGCCCGTATTTTGACCTTCTGATGGAGGGACCATTTTTCATCATCAGTGAATTCATGTAGCCCTCATGGAACAATTTGTTCAAGTTTCAGCAGAAGTCCGGGGTGGGGATCTGACAATCCCTTGCTAAAATGACATATGCACCTGGTGTTTGAAATTTCGTCCAAAATTTAGTACCAAAATTCCATCCCTCGCACCTAAATTCCACTCCtggaaaaaattacaatactgaCGACCCGTAAGTTTTTCTTCTCATTctttaatgtttgttttagATGTTATAGTTTGGTGATTCTTTGGGGAGTTTCACATATATAACAGTATTTTTTCCATCTGAAAGCTATATTCTTGTGTCTTAAAATGCATTACGGaaatttctcattttattaaacattttcgGAACTTTCATTGTATTCTTAATATATGACTTAAAGAATGAACATGAATACAAAAAAGGACGATGATCAGTTTATTTTATCTAAATTAGACTATATTTTTGTGGTTTTACATTGTAGCCTAATAAATAATAGGGTTGTAGTAATAGTTGTTCTTTGTACAAAGTCATTGAAAAGGAGATCGCTTTGCTAAATTTCACCTACTGAATAGCATGAATAGATAGAAAGAAGAGTGTAGACTTTTACAATAACACCACTACTACCTCTACACCCCGCCCATCCCACACCATCACTATTTTTCCCTTTTGGATTATGTCAATCAAAATGTAAATTCCAAAACCTACACATCACTAAATTAGTTCTATAAAGAAGGAATGATAAAATCTTTACACAACATGATGGAATAGgaacaaatgttgaaatattaaagtaaagcTCTACCGGTAAGGCAGTCCAACCCCTTCCATCCTGTGTTACAGCTACATCCATATGGGTGGGCTAGGCAGAAGAGGTATCTACTGCAACTGTCAGCACCGCCACTGCTGGAACATCTTCTCTCACACGTGTCTGTATATCTGTTACCTCCACATTCTAAcaggaaaatataaattaataacaatgcCGCCCTAGTAACGTTTCAGGAATCACAAATTCAGTGCTGCTCCCAAAAGGGCATGCAACTTCACTAGCCAACTTAGACgctgcaattttttttagtcaggtgcaaaacatttcattgctTAAAAgcaaaagaacagaaacaacAAGCGCAAAAATGTATGGTTATAAGCATTTGATTTCTCAACTGTATTCAACAATGTCACATACTGAGGCTAGTAAAATTGACCTAGGTGTCATGACCAAGTGAGGAATTGATTTAAAAATAGCAAAACAGGGTGAATACACCATTTCATGTATTTCACTGATGATATCCATATGCGATGATCCAGAAAACCCTTTTATTCAGCCTAATCATATGTTGACTATAAATGACTAAATCCAATCGATATTCGGTGCAAATTACAATTCAATGAAACTTGATTGAATGAGTCATTCTGTTTTTTCTTGACACTTATCTCAGAATCATCAACAGGCCGCTGAACAACAAGAGTTTATGTTGAGGTTTTGCAATTGTGAGATTAAATTACGAACGTTATTGATATTGAAATAATACACCTAATAAGGTTCTGTCTGCAACATGTAGGATTTTCATAAACCATTCTTGATACTCTAGGTAAATTAAGACAACCTGAATGTATTCTGCAATTATTAAACCTACAAGTATATGATCTGGATTagcgatggggggggggggggtccaaatCACTAGATAAACACCAACAACATGCAGTGGCTCACAAGGCTTTTACTGTCTCAATTATGATTTCAAAGGGAAGTTTCTCAAATCACAAACATTGTTTCCAAGGGCAAACACTTggatttttaaattattaaacacACTGGTGTACAAATACGGCCTAAAGCATCACCGTTTCAGAACTGCCTTTAATTTGCAGATAAGGTAGGTGATGGTTTGAAATTACCAACATCACACCTTTACATACAAGATACAAGGTCAAACGCTTTTGATACAGTAGACTTAAGCCATTACTTGGTTCCCTTTAGCATCATCATGTTTTTGCAATGAAATACGAAGTGGGTTACCAGTGAGCTGgaataaatgttatttacatttccGATTCCAAGTCACATTATGCAGACTCCCTCTCTGTCATGaagatatacagatatatatttctcatcaaatatatatatttctcagtaaaacatgaagaaaattgTTACCTTCTTCACAATTTGTTCCTTTGAACCCAGGGGCACAAATGCATTTTCCGCTGTTCTCATCATAAATGCCTCCGTTATAGCAGTTATCACATATACCATCACAAGCATCTGGGCCCCATCGATTAGCTGGACAAGCTGGTGTTATGAAGAGATCATGCAAATATGTAGATTATGAGTATGAAGCTGGAATAATGATGACTTATGTAAGTATAGTAACATTAAATGAGCTCTACCTTCAGTATGTGTCGTCACTCATCAAATCCAAGGTtcatttctgaaaaaaaaaacttaaccaAGAATTTTAAAGAACTTCATTTCACATTTTGGATCACAATGTACCATggtatattctcctataataCTTTACTGTAGccgcttgattttttttcaggtgATCTCTGATCAAGTCTCAATGTGCCAGGCTGATGCAGGTATGATCTCTAACTTACCACAAAATCAAGTAGGCAAGACACAATTAAAATTACAGCCGCttattaaatgtatttttaaTACCCGGTGCGCCTTCACATTTTGATCATATCCTCTTTTAAAGAAGAACTAAACCCTGAGGTATAGTAGAGAGAAGTCAATATTCTTACACACTCTGTGAAATAAACAGTCAAAACTTCCTTTCCCCGAAGTTCCAGGAATTTTTTAATGTTTGCTTGCACCTACTGTGTTGGCGGCAATTATGTAACGAAGGCGCTTCAAAAATAACGTCAGCGAATCACACCGTAAGATAAACAATTCCCCTTTCTGCATATGAATTGTACAAATGCACTCGAAGGGCGTTCGGAACTTGGAGCGAAATGCCGGAGTGCCAAGTATGGTTACGTGGGGCAGAAGCACCAGGCTAGCCCCTCCGTCGCAGAACTGTTACTAGTGTTGGCAGTACTAGAATCATAGTAATTGCCAGTTTCTGCCACAGATGTGATATGTTTAGCTCTAGGTCTCGTTGTCTCAGTTCCTCTACTGTGTATTCAGGCTAGATTTGATTGCAGCTAAGTCCAAATGCATCCATATTCTCTCTTTTGCAAATCTTTCCGAGCCCGGAAAGCGTTTGGGAAGTATAATTTGACTACACATTGCCCTAGTTATCGTGAACGGCGCATATAGGAAATGTTTGGCTTAGATGGATTCAATGTAGTGGCTCGCTAACGTCATGAACCGGGCAGGAACTGTCGGAATTCAAACAAATGGCAAATGCCTTGGGTGACAATCAAATCGAACTTTAaggttgaaagaaatgtttccaaGCATTCGCATTGCTTCTGTCGAAAAGATCGTACTGCAAAACAGTAATCTCTATGCAGAAAAGGCAAGGTTTTACTTCTCCTTTAAGTAATGCACAAGTTTCTCAAGCACGCTGTCTTAGCTCTCAaacttgttttgaaatttaaaaacttgAGATAATCGCTTCTTGTTAGCTTGTGATGGTTATTTAACAGAAAACAACTATATTGAGGAAAGAAAATTGATTTAGAAATACTATTGATAAAAGAAAGATCTATGTGATATTCATAAAAAATGTAACTTATACCAATTAGTCGATATAAAATCAGAAGTGATTTCTATAActgcagctatatatatatatatatatatatatgaatatatatatatatatatatatatatagagtaggttggcgtctatcttggcgcagagtgctctatgtccattggacagagcggaatatatgttgatactagatgagactagtggaacactagtctcatctagtatcaacacatatatatatatatatatatatatatatatatatatatatatatatatatatatacatatatatatatatatatatatatatatatatatatatatatatatatatatatatatatatgtagcggGGGTTGTAGTTATGGGTAAATCGTCATTTAAATATCCATTATactaatatcattaatataaaaaaaaagataggaAGAACGCCATCAATTTTTGTGCTGTTTACCTTACTGTAAATTTCCCCTTTTGCAGtgttcttctttttcctttttactcTGCTCAGTGAACTTTCAAAAGCTGAACAAAACTACTGAGTCAAACATACAACATTATTGATACTTAAGGCAGCCACAATAACGTTTCCTCaaactgaatattcagtttGAAAAGTGGATATTATCACCAGAGTAGACAAATACATTACCActatatagtttcttttcaaTCGTACTTTGAAATAACGATAACATACCACGGCTTTATAAAGCATTCCTATAACACATTCGAAGCGTAAGCGTTCTCACCAGGTGGCAGGTTTTACTAAGCGGAAGACATTATTCATTATGACTGGtaagtttgtaaataaaaaaaagagatagtGAATAATTAGAGTTAGAGTTaacattattaaatttgaactcCTTTATGAATACAATATCGCAATACGTGTTCATAATAGCTGAAGAAACCAAGTGTACTTACATACGTACGATACATAATTCATGCCACGTAATATTTCAATATGGTATATTACACACAATGGCGCACAAGATTACAATGCCGATGAAATATGACAATGACAACGATCATGTCAATGACGTctacgatgacgatgacggtgacaatgacgatgacgatgactataatgaatattttaaaatgtaaattgtaatGCACATGGATGGCCTGCAGACCACTCATATCAAGCAGTAATGTCACACTTTATTGTACAAAGGAGGATGCTAACATTATTGCCTTTACTTGAATTGTTATGTGTTTGTATGTTGTATTAGGTATGGCTTAACTTcagtgtatttgtatgtatagtttaactagtatatatgtatgtatggttTAACTACAGTGTATTTGTAGGTATGGCATTAATACAGTGTTCTAGTATGTATGGCTTAACTACAGTGTATGTGTAGGTATGGCTTAACTACTGTGTAATTGTATTCGATAATTGTGAAACATATCGAGGTCATTAAAGAGCATGTCACTTTACTTTCAACAGTCCAATATtttagcagtggcgtaggaaggtacttttgagttgggggggggggggggctgaagactgatggccggcctgggggagtggtctaaggggagggggtgtccccttcacctttggaatttttttgcatttccgggtggcctcagatgcaatttggtgcaatatagcacacttcaacacccactccattttgtaaataattttgcattttcacctggccttagatgcaatttggtgctccaaatgagattttttttttccgccAAAAAGTTCTTAGCACCAAGGGCAGTTAGTTACTTACTGATGATTATCCACAACCGCACAAACAAGTCATCACCATGTTGAGAATAAGATTGGAAAAAATCATGACAGATTATTTTAATTGTTGAGTGTTATATTAGACTCGATCACTCCCTGATATACaggatataaaaatgaaaaaggggttttctgaatTGCGAAGCGGGGgtgggggcggaatgatacttccgcccaccCACcgatatttttcactggggg is from Apostichopus japonicus isolate 1M-3 chromosome 16, ASM3797524v1, whole genome shotgun sequence and encodes:
- the LOC139982772 gene encoding angiopoietin-1 receptor-like is translated as MNYVSYVSCPANRWGPDACDGICDNCYNGGIYDENSGKCICAPGFKGTNCEEECGGNRYTDTCERRCSSSGGADSCSRYLFCLAHPYGCSCNTGWKGLDCLTACDSGTYGASCLQTCHCQYGQCDRYTGVCTGSPAGCSSGWRGTNCQG